A window of Argopecten irradians isolate NY chromosome 1, Ai_NY, whole genome shotgun sequence contains these coding sequences:
- the LOC138310665 gene encoding serine protease inhibitor dipetalogastin-like, which produces MKQLVACALVIFFIYCGIAEVESRRTLNSKLPCLPGGIQVCGANNQTYRNACFARKGNTRVRCLGPCPCRRPPCICPKNRSPVCGRNGKTYSNGCMARCKNANVRCLGPCPCRRPPCVCPRNRAPVCGRNGKTYSNACMARCKKVVIKCNGRCPCRKRPCICPRVRRPVCGADKRTYSNACMAACKKVKIQCKGKCPCGNKPCPCPFILRPVCGTNGKTYPNACTAACSKVKVGCDKVCPCPQLTP; this is translated from the exons ATGAAGCAACTGGTAGCTTGCGCATTAGTTATCTTTTTTATCTATTGCGGTATCGCCGAAGTGGAATCACGACGCACGTTAAACA GCAAACTTCCATGTCTCCCTGGAGGTATCCAAGTGTGTGGTGCCAACAACCAAACCTACAGAAATGCTTGCTTTGCTAGAAAAGG AAATACAAGGGTGAGATGTCTAGGTCCTTGTCCATGTAGAAGGCCACCATGTATATGCCCCAAAAATCGCTCCCCTGTGTGCGGAAGAAATGGAAAAACATATTCTAATGGATGTATGGCAAGGTGCAA AAATGCAAATGTACGATGTCTAGGCCCTTGCCCTTGTAGAAGGCCACCGTGTGTATGTCCCAGAAATCGCGCCCCTGTGTGCGGAAGAAATGGAAAAACATATTCTAATGCATGTATGGCTAGGTGCAA AAAGGTTGTCATCAAGTGTAATGGTCGGTGTCCATGTAGGAAACGTCCGTGTATATGCCCACGTGTCAGGCGCCCCGTCTGTGGAGCGGACAAAAGGACATACTCAAATGCTTGCATGGCTGCTTGCAA GAAAGTGAAGATACAGTGTAAAGGCAAATGTCCATGTGGAAACAAGCCATGTCCATGTCCGTTTATCCTAAGGCCCGTATGTGGCACAAACGGAAAGACATACCCAAACGCTTGTACAGCTGCTTGCAG TAAAGTGAAAGTTGGATGTGACAAGGTCTGTCCTTGTCCTCAGTTAACACCCTGA
- the LOC138330129 gene encoding serine protease inhibitor dipetalogastin-like: MRLSPDKQLDVIERTRCLKLRVCGTDNQTYPNTSLARKGKTAVKCPCSKACRCSRRSAPVCGNDGKTYKNSCEAKCQGVIMKCKGRCPCRKRQRVCRPEPLNFVCVADGKIYNSPCQAVCKKVQVKSVGECSKKTCNCPKFERAVCGMDGKTYFGACQAKWNFSDLEKCRRRVRQSVFMFKEGGCRCPPFQMPVCGKDGKTYKNACEATVCKKVKVDCLRAFPCP; this comes from the exons atgcGTCTGTCCCCCGACAAACAGCTGGACGTTATTG AAAGAACTCGATGTCTCAAACTGCGAGTGTGTGGCACAGACAACCAAACCTACCCTAATACTTCTTTGGCTAGAAAGGG GAAAACAGCAGTAAAGTGCCCGTGTAGTAAAGCATGCCGATGTTCTCGACGTAGCGCACCAGTGTGTGGAAATGACGGCAAGACTTACAAAAACTCGTGTGAAGCCAAATGCCA AGGTGTGATCATGAAGTGTAAAGGACGATGTCCATGTAGAAAACGTCAACGTGTTTGTCGACCTGAACCTCTCAACTTTGTGTGTGTAGCAGATGGGAAGATATACAATAGTCCGTGCCAAGCTGTTTGTAA GAAAGTCCAAGTGAAGAGTGTCGGTGAGTGCTCCAAAAAGACTTGTAACTGCCCTAAGTTTGAAAGAGCAGTTTGTGGAATGGATGGAAAAACGTACTTTGGTGCTTGTCAAGCTAAATGGAA TTTTTCAGATTTAGAG AAATGTCGCCGTCGAGTGCGACAGAGTGTGTTCATGTTCAAAGAAGGGGGATGCCGATGTCCACCATTTCAAATGCCAGTTTGTGGAAAAGACGGGAAGACGTACAAAAATGCATGTGAAGCTACAGTATGCAA gaaagtgaaagtagactgTCTGCGTGCCTTTCCTTGTCCATAG